CGGGACAAAGAGGATGGATACATTGGCTCCTTCTTTATCGACGGCTTCCTGCACTGTATTGAAAACGGGAACACCCTGCTCGGTGTTTCCACCTTTTCCGGGCGTTACACCGGCAACAACCTGCGTGCCATATTCCAGCATCTGTGCCGTATGAAACTGACCCTCTTTACCCGTAATTCCCTGTACGACAATCCGGGAGGATGTATCCAGTATAATACTCATGATTTTTCTCCTCTTTCTTCAGTTGCCCGAACAACCTTTTGCGCCGCATCCGCCAGAGTATCCGCCACAATAAATGAGAGGGGACTCTCCCTGAGCAATGTGGCGGCTTCTTCGGAGTTGGTTCCCCTGAGTCGTACCACCACCGGAATGTGAACATCCACGGTATTGAGCGCTTCAATAATCCCCCGGGCAACACGGTCACACCGGACAATCCCACCGAAAATATTGATAAGAATTGCCTTAACACCGGGATCTGAGACGATAATCTGAAATCCTTTTGCCACAGTTTCGACGCTGGCTCCTCCGCCAATATCCAGAAAATTAGCCGGATTTCCACCATAGTGTTTAATGATGTCCATCGTCGCCATGGCCAGACCGGCCCCATTCACCATGCACCCTACATTTCCCGTCAGAGGGATATAACTTAAACCGGCATCTTCAGCGATTCGTTCACCCTCTTCCAAATCTGATGTGTCCTTATAAATCGCCAGCTCTTTATGCCGATACAGAGCGTTTTCATCAAAATTAATTTTGGCATCAAGAGCAATTAAAAAAGATTCATCGGTCAGTACCAGGGGATTGATTTCCACCAGAGAAGCATCCAGCTCCGTATAGAGCCGTATCAGGTTTTCAAAAATCTTTCCCGCCATTTCCCCTTCCTGACGGGAGAGTTTAAGAGCCTCCTCAAGCCGGCGTTTTTGAAAAGGGAGCAATCCTGTTGCAGGATGAATGGGTTCGATATGGATTTTCCCCGGTGACTCCTTCGCTACCTTTTCGATATCCATCCCCCCCTCCGTGGATGCCATCAGGATGTTTTTCCCCGAGGACCGGTCAGTAATCATACTTACATAAAATTCCTTCCGGATATGTATTCCCTCTTCTACAAGAAGGGTTCGGATTTTTT
This genomic stretch from Candidatus Neomarinimicrobiota bacterium harbors:
- the sucC gene encoding ADP-forming succinate--CoA ligase subunit beta; its protein translation is MKIHEYQAKELFQKYHIPVPRGDIARTVEKARSVAEWLGTNTFVVKAQVHAGGRGQAGGVRIVHTADEVADTSRELLGKSLITHQTGGGGKKIRTLLVEEGIHIRKEFYVSMITDRSSGKNILMASTEGGMDIEKVAKESPGKIHIEPIHPATGLLPFQKRRLEEALKLSRQEGEMAGKIFENLIRLYTELDASLVEINPLVLTDESFLIALDAKINFDENALYRHKELAIYKDTSDLEEGERIAEDAGLSYIPLTGNVGCMVNGAGLAMATMDIIKHYGGNPANFLDIGGGASVETVAKGFQIIVSDPGVKAILINIFGGIVRCDRVARGIIEALNTVDVHIPVVVRLRGTNSEEAATLLRESPLSFIVADTLADAAQKVVRATEERGEKS